In a genomic window of Virgibacillus sp. SK37:
- a CDS encoding sensor histidine kinase, with protein sequence MINRFSSIRYSYIRSHLYGLFLTSITLLSLLLSIYVIFEPAWLTASGIFLFISLYIVLGTILSLYAGFKSSGDMKERLEYLSVLITRFANGSYTSRVYFNEEDELARIGNEMNELGEKLQNQVKALRQRADEKAEFAKSAHKAAVIEERQRLARDLHDAVSQQLFALTMMAEAAVKQMDRDPDLAKEQMIEVTKAAQQSQAEMRALLLHLRPIHLSGDTLSTGIQKLVNELKQKSTITFKLNIPSDLQLADTVEEHVFRIVQESLSNILRHANASEVEISLSRPTSELFVHIRDDGEGFDSTQDMERKTSYGLKTMKERSEELGGTFTIRSNTGEGTYIDIRIPC encoded by the coding sequence ATGATTAACCGTTTTTCAAGCATTCGTTATAGTTATATCCGTTCCCATTTATATGGCTTGTTTCTAACAAGCATAACGTTGCTCTCCCTTCTTTTATCAATCTATGTCATTTTTGAACCTGCATGGTTAACAGCGTCTGGCATTTTTCTATTTATCTCTCTATATATCGTTCTTGGAACTATTTTATCACTCTATGCAGGATTTAAATCAAGTGGTGATATGAAGGAGAGGCTGGAATATCTTTCAGTGTTAATTACCAGATTCGCAAACGGAAGCTATACTTCACGTGTGTATTTTAATGAAGAGGACGAACTTGCGAGGATCGGGAATGAAATGAATGAATTGGGTGAAAAGCTGCAAAATCAAGTTAAAGCCTTAAGACAGCGTGCGGATGAAAAAGCTGAATTTGCAAAATCTGCTCATAAAGCAGCTGTTATAGAAGAACGGCAGCGATTAGCCCGAGATTTGCATGATGCTGTAAGTCAGCAATTATTTGCATTAACAATGATGGCAGAAGCAGCGGTGAAACAGATGGATAGAGATCCTGACCTCGCAAAGGAACAAATGATAGAGGTGACTAAAGCAGCACAACAGTCCCAAGCAGAAATGCGAGCACTGTTACTCCATCTAAGACCTATTCACTTATCTGGAGATACATTATCTACGGGTATTCAAAAGCTTGTAAATGAACTGAAACAAAAAAGTACAATTACTTTTAAGTTGAATATTCCTTCTGATCTGCAATTGGCAGATACGGTAGAGGAGCATGTTTTCCGTATCGTTCAGGAATCTCTTTCGAACATATTGAGACATGCAAATGCTTCTGAAGTGGAAATTAGCCTTTCTAGGCCGACCAGCGAGTTATTTGTACATATTCGGGATGATGGGGAGGGGTTTGACTCAACTCAAGATATGGAAAGAAAAACTTCTTATGGCTTGAAAACGATGAAGGAACGTAGTGAAGAATTAGGTGGAACATTTACAATTAGATCTAACACTGGAGAAGGTACATACATTGATATTCGTATACCATGCTGA
- a CDS encoding amidohydrolase, with the protein MLKEIHTLIDQHYEEMVEIRRYLHQHPELSFHETETAKYIASFYDKLGIPYETKVGGNGVIATLIGGKPGKTIALRADFDALPIQDEKDVPYKSKVPGVMHACGHDGHTSTLLVLAKVMKSFQENLPGTIVFLHQHAEEYAPGGAKPIVDSGAIDHVDAVFGTHLWATTPLGVMQTSKDVFMAGADRFEITIQGQGGHGAYPHETKDAIVIGSQLVSQLQQIVSRRLDPLKTAVVTVGVFEAGETFNVIADKARLIGTVRYLDIEIQEEIIREMEKIIKGVCLGYEADYTFNYEKGYPPLVNHAREAEVVLEASKQVKEIHTAEEVIPVMGGEDFAYYTMKKPGAYFFTGAHQEGNPYPHHHPKFDIDERALPIAAKTLIEAYFAYQSHKIG; encoded by the coding sequence TTGTTAAAAGAAATACATACACTGATAGATCAGCACTATGAGGAAATGGTGGAGATTCGCAGATACTTACACCAACATCCCGAACTTTCCTTTCATGAAACAGAAACAGCGAAATATATTGCCAGCTTTTATGATAAGCTTGGTATTCCATACGAGACAAAGGTTGGCGGTAATGGTGTTATTGCCACATTGATAGGTGGTAAACCTGGAAAGACAATTGCATTACGTGCCGATTTTGATGCTTTACCTATTCAAGATGAAAAGGATGTACCCTATAAATCAAAAGTGCCAGGTGTGATGCACGCTTGTGGGCATGACGGACATACTTCGACCTTGCTTGTACTTGCAAAAGTGATGAAAAGTTTCCAAGAAAATTTACCAGGTACTATTGTCTTTCTTCACCAACATGCAGAAGAATATGCGCCAGGTGGTGCCAAGCCTATTGTCGATTCAGGCGCTATTGATCATGTAGACGCAGTATTCGGCACCCATTTATGGGCAACCACCCCTCTAGGTGTGATGCAAACATCCAAAGATGTATTTATGGCTGGGGCAGATCGTTTCGAAATAACTATTCAAGGGCAAGGTGGGCATGGCGCTTATCCTCATGAAACAAAGGATGCTATTGTTATTGGTTCCCAGCTTGTTAGCCAATTACAACAAATTGTAAGTAGAAGGCTGGATCCTTTGAAAACTGCTGTTGTTACTGTAGGGGTATTTGAAGCAGGAGAGACATTTAACGTTATTGCAGATAAAGCTAGGTTAATTGGAACAGTTCGATATCTTGATATAGAAATACAGGAAGAAATTATTCGTGAAATGGAAAAGATTATAAAAGGTGTCTGTCTTGGCTACGAAGCAGATTATACCTTCAACTACGAAAAAGGCTACCCTCCTTTAGTTAATCATGCGAGGGAAGCAGAAGTAGTATTGGAAGCGAGTAAACAAGTAAAGGAAATTCATACAGCTGAAGAAGTCATCCCAGTAATGGGTGGAGAAGATTTTGCATACTATACAATGAAAAAACCAGGAGCTTATTTCTTTACAGGTGCTCATCAAGAAGGAAATCCGTATCCTCATCATCACCCGAAATTTGATATTGACGAACGTGCTCTTCCTATCGCTGCCAAAACGCTGATCGAAGCGTATTTTGCATATCAATCGCATAAGATAGGATAA
- a CDS encoding phosphatase PAP2 family protein, giving the protein MVSKRKYILFIFMVLLLAMIAVWVVKILNGSVPYVDQWTRDLVAQMDETVFYTIARWLTELGSSTFLIPFVIIIALFLWWKYYDWLPPIIFAGGTLGTHLLNQLIKGLVERERPSILIAANAEGHSFPSGHAMISIVCYGLLAYFIAALLKTKRGKIVVHSSLAILIFLIGMSRYVINVHYLTDVVAGFIIGYLCLIALIYIYEGIGRWRSRS; this is encoded by the coding sequence ATGGTGTCAAAGAGAAAATACATTTTGTTTATCTTTATGGTTCTGCTTCTCGCTATGATAGCAGTATGGGTAGTGAAAATATTAAATGGGTCTGTTCCTTATGTTGATCAATGGACAAGAGATCTTGTTGCACAAATGGATGAAACAGTGTTCTATACGATTGCGCGTTGGTTAACAGAATTGGGGTCCAGTACGTTCTTAATTCCATTTGTTATTATCATTGCTTTGTTTTTATGGTGGAAATATTATGATTGGCTTCCTCCTATTATTTTTGCTGGTGGCACACTTGGTACTCATTTATTAAATCAGTTGATTAAAGGGCTAGTTGAAAGAGAAAGGCCTAGCATTTTAATTGCAGCCAATGCGGAGGGGCACAGTTTCCCTTCTGGTCATGCTATGATTTCCATTGTGTGTTATGGCCTCTTAGCCTATTTTATTGCAGCACTGTTAAAAACAAAAAGAGGTAAAATAGTTGTTCATAGTTCGTTGGCAATATTGATTTTCCTTATAGGGATGAGTCGGTATGTGATAAACGTTCACTATCTGACAGATGTGGTTGCCGGTTTCATTATTGGCTACCTTTGTCTGATCGCTCTAATCTATATCTATGAGGGTATCGGAAGATGGAGGTCTCGGTCTTAG
- a CDS encoding MFS transporter: MDATVNDITKGKSSLFKNRNFLFLFIGALFSSPGYYVYLIGAEWLMLTLNDNRFYFGMLFIAASIPRLLLLTVGGVVADRFNKRLILFLSDMTRALLILVLVVLLFADMVTAWHLIILAACFGISDAFSYPVLNSLTPMILEEEQLQRGNSFIQMTSQISPILGPALGGTLIAVLGFKGVFIAAFLFLFLASITVLLIRLEKDDDKEEVHSPWQDLKAGFVYARNNEIIMSILFLGFILNFFFSGPLSMGIPIIVKDVFMGNAVSLATVETSLGIGALIGALVLASITLKKPGYVMVSGLIVLGILFTFIGFSNSVLFTAGLVAMMAFILQLVNIPLITMLQKTTDKKMLGRIMSLLMTVSTGLVPVSYVATSLLISAGVGIQSIIVCSGIIITLIALYNLRNKQLLKIRQ; encoded by the coding sequence ATGGATGCAACGGTTAATGATATAACAAAAGGAAAATCGTCTCTATTTAAAAATCGTAATTTTTTATTTCTCTTTATTGGTGCGTTATTTTCTTCTCCAGGATATTATGTATATTTAATTGGGGCAGAGTGGTTGATGTTAACTTTAAATGATAATCGTTTTTATTTTGGTATGCTTTTTATTGCTGCCTCCATACCAAGGTTATTATTGCTAACTGTCGGGGGAGTTGTTGCTGATCGCTTTAATAAAAGGTTGATACTATTTTTATCCGATATGACTCGCGCACTACTTATATTAGTATTAGTAGTTCTTCTTTTTGCTGATATGGTTACGGCTTGGCATCTAATAATACTGGCAGCTTGTTTTGGGATTTCAGATGCTTTCAGTTATCCGGTTCTTAACTCCTTAACGCCAATGATTTTGGAAGAGGAACAGTTGCAGCGAGGTAATTCATTCATTCAAATGACAAGTCAAATTAGCCCAATTCTTGGTCCTGCTCTAGGAGGTACATTGATAGCGGTATTAGGGTTCAAAGGAGTATTTATCGCCGCATTCTTGTTTTTATTCCTAGCCTCTATTACAGTTCTGCTTATTCGATTGGAAAAGGATGATGATAAGGAAGAGGTTCATTCACCGTGGCAGGATTTAAAAGCAGGATTTGTGTACGCTCGCAATAATGAAATTATTATGTCCATTCTATTTTTGGGCTTTATTCTAAACTTTTTCTTTTCTGGTCCGTTGTCCATGGGAATACCAATTATCGTAAAGGACGTCTTTATGGGAAATGCAGTTAGCTTGGCAACGGTGGAAACTTCCCTAGGAATAGGAGCATTAATTGGAGCATTAGTTCTTGCTTCTATTACCTTAAAGAAGCCTGGATACGTGATGGTTAGTGGATTAATTGTATTAGGTATCCTCTTTACTTTTATTGGCTTCTCCAACTCTGTGCTGTTTACAGCTGGTCTAGTTGCCATGATGGCCTTTATTCTTCAATTGGTCAATATTCCTTTAATAACTATGCTGCAGAAAACGACCGATAAAAAAATGCTCGGTAGAATAATGAGCTTATTAATGACTGTTTCTACTGGATTAGTCCCCGTATCTTATGTAGCTACTTCTCTGTTAATATCAGCAGGAGTTGGAATTCAGTCAATCATTGTTTGCAGTGGTATAATTATTACCTTGATTGCTTTATATAATTTAAGAAATAAACAACTACTGAAAATAAGACAATAG
- a CDS encoding response regulator transcription factor codes for MVRVIVVDDHEIVRKGIIAYLNTDEEIEVIGQAASGNDGAALILEKKPDVVLMDLMMENGSGIDATAQVMEQFPACKIIILTSYYDDEQLFPALEAGAFSYILKTSSATEIADAIKKAARGENVIEPKVAGKVMTRFRREEKKLHEDLTDRELEVLLCIGNGMTNQEISEKLYIGIKTVKTHVSNILSKLAVNDRTQAAVYVHKNKLFRDS; via the coding sequence ATGGTTCGTGTTATTGTAGTTGATGATCATGAAATCGTTCGCAAGGGTATTATTGCATATTTAAATACGGATGAAGAAATTGAAGTGATTGGTCAGGCGGCAAGTGGTAATGATGGAGCGGCATTAATTTTGGAGAAAAAGCCAGATGTGGTGCTTATGGATCTAATGATGGAGAATGGGTCAGGAATTGACGCTACTGCGCAAGTTATGGAGCAATTTCCAGCGTGTAAGATTATAATTTTAACAAGCTACTATGATGATGAGCAACTATTCCCAGCACTTGAAGCAGGAGCATTTAGCTACATATTAAAAACATCTTCAGCAACTGAAATTGCGGATGCGATAAAAAAAGCAGCTCGTGGAGAAAACGTGATCGAACCTAAAGTAGCAGGGAAAGTGATGACAAGATTTCGCCGCGAAGAAAAGAAGTTGCATGAGGACCTCACAGACAGGGAATTGGAAGTCTTATTATGTATAGGGAATGGGATGACAAATCAAGAGATTAGTGAGAAGCTTTACATCGGAATTAAAACAGTGAAAACGCACGTGAGTAATATTCTATCAAAATTGGCTGTCAATGATCGAACTCAAGCTGCGGTGTATGTACATAAAAATAAGTTGTTTCGGGATAGCTGA
- the liaF gene encoding cell wall-active antibiotics response protein LiaF: protein MKNILRYFLAIFLIGLGVMLVLTNLGMVNFDFYTVWGYIYPIFFIVLGVKWVIDYFNRGGGSWVFGSFLIVFGGLLLLDRFEVIVFSFGDIINLWPLLIIYAGFLLIKRRTFVHVSDKTKKKTRTQRDSYFSFGNQEFNHPNWKVEPMNLSQMAGDFYFDFTKAFIPDKEIPISIQSLAGDVNIVMPENIDFRVKASVKAGEVYVAGQTVEGINRSLQYSTNNYDTAVRKIDFQIHLKAGSIRIDYV, encoded by the coding sequence ATGAAAAATATTCTTCGTTATTTTCTGGCAATCTTCCTAATTGGATTAGGTGTTATGCTTGTGCTTACTAATTTGGGAATGGTGAATTTTGATTTTTATACCGTGTGGGGCTATATATATCCAATCTTCTTTATCGTGTTGGGGGTAAAGTGGGTTATTGACTATTTTAATAGAGGTGGCGGAAGCTGGGTATTTGGCTCCTTTCTCATCGTTTTTGGCGGATTGCTTCTACTTGATCGCTTTGAGGTAATTGTCTTTTCGTTTGGTGATATTATAAATCTCTGGCCATTGCTGATTATCTATGCAGGTTTTTTATTAATTAAAAGACGCACCTTTGTACATGTCTCAGATAAAACCAAGAAAAAGACAAGAACACAACGGGATTCCTATTTCAGTTTTGGAAACCAGGAATTTAATCATCCAAATTGGAAAGTAGAGCCGATGAATCTCAGTCAAATGGCAGGTGATTTTTATTTTGATTTTACTAAAGCTTTTATTCCCGACAAGGAAATTCCCATTTCGATTCAGTCGTTAGCTGGCGATGTTAATATCGTCATGCCGGAAAATATCGACTTCCGTGTGAAAGCTTCCGTCAAGGCTGGTGAAGTTTATGTAGCAGGGCAGACGGTCGAAGGGATTAATCGTTCACTTCAGTATTCGACAAATAATTATGATACTGCAGTAAGAAAAATAGATTTTCAAATTCATTTAAAAGCTGGATCAATTCGAATCGATTATGTTTAG
- a CDS encoding ferritin-like domain-containing protein produces MDKDLQELIDGLNEDLAHEYGAAIQYTYSASVVSGLYRSALKPFFEAEINDELGHALYLSEKIKSLGGTPTTKSAEVPQPTDVKDLLEATLKAESDTIDRYEKRKKQAENLGYTELVVKLEDLISDETHHKEEVQRLLADPRLSQ; encoded by the coding sequence ATGGATAAAGACTTACAGGAATTAATTGATGGTTTAAATGAAGATCTTGCTCATGAGTATGGTGCAGCAATTCAGTACACATACAGTGCTTCTGTTGTTTCAGGACTATATCGTTCTGCACTAAAACCTTTTTTTGAAGCTGAGATTAATGATGAATTGGGACACGCACTTTACTTATCTGAAAAAATTAAATCTCTTGGTGGTACACCAACAACCAAGTCTGCTGAAGTCCCACAGCCTACAGATGTAAAAGATCTATTGGAAGCTACATTAAAAGCTGAATCAGATACCATTGATCGGTATGAAAAACGAAAAAAACAAGCAGAAAATCTTGGGTATACAGAGTTAGTAGTGAAGCTGGAAGACCTAATTTCTGATGAAACACATCATAAAGAAGAAGTTCAACGCTTATTAGCAGATCCAAGACTTTCTCAATAA